In the Pseudomonas orientalis genome, one interval contains:
- a CDS encoding LysR family transcriptional regulator, translating to MTLTQLEIFSLVAELQGFTSAAHRLGISQSAVSHAIKALEQELGVELFRRNQTLVEPSDIGVQLLGRARAMLGLASTLQQEAADARGMKRGTLRIGSFGPTASIRLLPNILKHFRLAYPGIEVHIDEGPDRQVMQWLDERRVDVGFVVLGQDRFDTVALLQDQLVALLPAGHALAIHAALPLQALCDEPFILTDAGSSELVMRLFSQARLQPKVRYRCAQLLSTLEAVSRGDGLSIVAQASLPAAADSRYVVRPLTPEVPRRIGLAVLDRRQSSPATLAFIALAQKLYPAPA from the coding sequence ATGACCCTGACCCAACTGGAAATCTTTTCCCTGGTCGCCGAGCTGCAGGGCTTCACCAGCGCCGCTCACCGCCTGGGCATCAGCCAGTCGGCGGTGTCCCATGCGATCAAGGCACTGGAGCAGGAACTGGGCGTGGAGTTGTTCCGACGTAACCAGACCCTGGTGGAACCGAGTGATATCGGCGTGCAATTGCTCGGCCGCGCCCGTGCCATGCTGGGACTGGCCAGCACGCTGCAGCAGGAAGCCGCCGACGCCCGCGGCATGAAGCGTGGCACGCTGCGAATCGGGTCGTTTGGGCCGACGGCCTCCATCCGCTTGCTGCCCAACATTCTCAAGCACTTTCGTCTGGCCTACCCAGGCATCGAAGTTCACATCGACGAAGGTCCCGACCGGCAGGTGATGCAGTGGCTGGATGAACGGAGGGTGGATGTGGGGTTTGTCGTCCTGGGGCAGGACCGCTTCGACACGGTGGCGCTGCTGCAAGACCAATTGGTCGCACTGTTACCGGCCGGCCATGCGCTAGCCATCCATGCCGCGCTGCCCCTGCAAGCGCTGTGTGATGAGCCGTTTATTCTGACTGACGCAGGGTCTTCGGAACTGGTCATGCGCCTGTTCAGCCAGGCTCGATTACAACCGAAAGTGCGTTACCGCTGCGCGCAGTTGCTCAGCACACTCGAAGCGGTCAGCCGTGGCGACGGGTTGAGTATCGTTGCGCAGGCTTCGCTGCCGGCAGCCGCCGACTCGCGTTACGTAGTGCGGCCGCTGACGCCCGAAGTACCGCGCCGGATTGGCCTGGCGGTGCTCGACCGCCGCCAGTCGTCACCCGCGACACTGGCGTTCATTGCACTGGCACAAAAGCTGTATCCCGCTCCGGCTTGA
- a CDS encoding DMT family transporter, translated as MRSIDDGFTYLKLGAVSMIWGATFVAGRYLAEVDPLLAASLRFVLASMALALYMLLARIRLRCPSPRQLAQLTALGFFGIFFYNLCFFYGLHYINASRASLIVALNPAVIGLAGWWLSNERLERSKCVGIALCLGGAAVVIVSRNPQLLQDSAEGWRGDLLILGCVLGWGVYSLGSRQLNQTLGPLQTVTWSILLGTLMLLVTTLVTGRMTLSGLSALHVSHWASLGYLGVMGSALAYIGYYDGIRRIGATRSGVFIALNPLTAVICAALLLGEHLTLPMLLGGGVIVTGIYLSNKPLARGKAMGI; from the coding sequence ATGCGCTCCATCGATGATGGCTTCACTTACCTCAAGCTTGGCGCTGTCAGCATGATCTGGGGCGCAACCTTCGTTGCCGGGCGTTACCTGGCCGAGGTCGACCCGTTGCTCGCGGCGAGCCTGCGCTTTGTGTTGGCCAGTATGGCGCTGGCGTTGTACATGCTGCTCGCTCGGATCCGCTTGAGGTGCCCGAGCCCGCGACAATTGGCGCAACTGACAGCCCTGGGGTTCTTCGGGATTTTTTTCTACAACCTGTGTTTTTTCTATGGGTTGCACTACATCAATGCGTCGCGCGCTTCATTGATTGTGGCCTTGAACCCGGCCGTGATCGGCCTGGCGGGCTGGTGGTTGTCCAACGAGCGTCTGGAGCGCAGCAAATGCGTGGGTATCGCGCTGTGTCTGGGCGGGGCGGCGGTTGTCATTGTCAGTCGCAACCCGCAGCTACTGCAGGACAGCGCCGAAGGCTGGCGCGGCGATCTGTTGATACTCGGCTGTGTGCTGGGGTGGGGCGTCTATTCGCTGGGCTCGCGCCAGTTGAATCAAACCCTGGGACCGTTGCAAACGGTTACGTGGTCGATTTTGCTGGGCACGTTGATGCTCCTCGTCACGACCCTCGTCACCGGGCGCATGACCCTGTCAGGCCTGAGCGCGCTGCATGTCTCGCACTGGGCCAGCCTGGGTTACCTGGGTGTAATGGGATCGGCCCTGGCCTATATCGGCTACTACGATGGCATCCGGCGCATAGGCGCGACGCGTTCCGGGGTGTTCATTGCGCTCAACCCGCTCACGGCAGTCATTTGCGCGGCGTTGCTGCTCGGCGAACACCTGACCCTCCCCATGCTGCTGGGCGGGGGTGTGATTGTCACGGGCATCTACCTGAGCAACAAACCCCTTGCGCGCGGCAAGGCAATGGGGATTTGA
- the hppD gene encoding 4-hydroxyphenylpyruvate dioxygenase has protein sequence MTDQYENPMGLMGFEFIEFASPTPGLLEPIFEIMGFTKVATHRSKNVHLYRQGEINLILNNEPNSLASYFAAEHGPSVCGMAFRVKNSQQAYKRALELGAQPIHIETGPMELNLPAIKGIGGAPLYLIDRFGEGSSIYDIDFVYLEGVDRNPQGAGLKVIDHLTHNVYRGRMVYWANFYEKLFNFREARYFDIKGEYTGLTSKAMSAPDGMIRIPLNEESSKGAGQIEEFLMQFNGEGIQHVAFLTDDLVKTWDSLKKIGMRFMTAPPDTYYEMLEGRLPNHGEPVDQLQARGILLDGSSIEGDKRLLLQIFSETLMGPVFFEFIQRKGDDGFGEGNFKALFESIERDQVRRGVLTAD, from the coding sequence ATGACCGACCAATACGAAAACCCGATGGGCCTGATGGGCTTTGAATTCATTGAGTTCGCATCGCCGACCCCGGGCCTCCTGGAGCCGATCTTCGAGATCATGGGCTTCACCAAGGTGGCGACTCACCGTTCCAAGAACGTGCACCTGTATCGCCAGGGCGAGATCAACCTGATCCTCAACAATGAGCCCAACAGCCTGGCCTCCTACTTCGCCGCCGAACACGGCCCGTCGGTGTGCGGCATGGCGTTTCGGGTGAAGAACTCGCAGCAGGCCTACAAGCGCGCCCTGGAACTGGGCGCGCAGCCGATTCATATCGAAACCGGCCCGATGGAGCTGAACCTGCCGGCGATCAAAGGCATCGGCGGCGCGCCGTTGTACCTGATCGACCGTTTTGGCGAAGGCAGCTCGATCTATGACATCGACTTCGTCTACCTCGAAGGCGTAGACCGTAACCCGCAAGGCGCCGGCCTCAAGGTTATCGACCACCTGACCCACAACGTCTATCGCGGCCGCATGGTCTACTGGGCCAACTTCTACGAAAAACTGTTCAACTTCCGTGAAGCGCGCTATTTCGACATCAAGGGCGAGTACACCGGCCTGACTTCCAAGGCCATGAGTGCGCCGGATGGCATGATCCGCATCCCGTTGAACGAAGAATCGTCCAAGGGCGCAGGCCAGATCGAAGAGTTCCTGATGCAGTTCAACGGCGAGGGCATCCAGCACGTGGCGTTCCTCACCGACGACCTGGTCAAGACCTGGGACTCGCTGAAGAAAATCGGCATGCGCTTCATGACCGCGCCGCCGGACACTTACTACGAAATGCTCGAAGGGCGCCTGCCCAACCACGGTGAACCGGTGGACCAGTTGCAGGCGCGCGGCATTTTGCTGGACGGCTCGTCGATCGAAGGCGACAAGCGTCTGTTGTTGCAGATCTTCTCGGAAACCCTGATGGGCCCGGTGTTCTTCGAGTTCATTCAGCGCAAAGGCGACGATGGGTTCGGCGAAGGCAACTTCAAGGCGTTGTTCGAGTCGATCGAGCGCGATCAGGTACGTCGCGGTGTATTGACCGCCGACTAA
- the rarD gene encoding EamA family transporter RarD: protein MSKGVVLSVSASVLFAVMYYFTSLLTPLSGLEIFGWRMLLTVPCMTVFMLVSGEWRRVWELLRMLAARPRLIGGVLVSSALLGVQLWLFMWAPLNGRSLDVSVGYFLLPLTMVLTGRLVYGEQLSRLQQIAVAFATLGVLNELYQAGGFSWATLVVIIGYPVYFVVRKYLGTDHLGGLWLDMALMLPVAWWFVQSGEQGFAVLDAQPKLYALIPMLGLISASALVSYIIASRLLAFSLFGLLSYVEPVLLLAVALLLGEGIKGGQWLTYIPIWLAVMVLVFEGFKHLVRQRKA from the coding sequence GTGTCTAAAGGTGTTGTGTTATCGGTATCGGCCTCGGTGTTGTTTGCCGTGATGTATTACTTCACATCGTTGCTCACTCCCTTGAGTGGCCTGGAAATTTTCGGCTGGCGCATGTTGCTGACCGTGCCCTGCATGACCGTTTTCATGTTGGTCAGCGGCGAATGGCGACGGGTGTGGGAGCTGCTGCGCATGCTCGCGGCCCGGCCGCGCCTGATCGGCGGCGTGCTGGTCTCGTCCGCACTGCTCGGTGTGCAGTTATGGCTGTTCATGTGGGCACCGCTTAATGGGCGCAGTCTGGACGTGTCGGTGGGGTATTTCCTGTTGCCGCTGACCATGGTGCTGACCGGGCGCCTGGTCTACGGCGAGCAGTTGTCGCGCTTGCAGCAGATCGCCGTGGCGTTTGCCACGCTGGGTGTGCTCAACGAGTTGTACCAGGCCGGCGGTTTTTCCTGGGCGACGCTGGTGGTAATCATCGGTTATCCGGTGTATTTCGTGGTGCGCAAATACCTGGGCACCGACCATCTGGGCGGCCTGTGGCTGGACATGGCGCTGATGCTGCCGGTGGCCTGGTGGTTTGTGCAAAGCGGCGAACAAGGCTTCGCGGTACTGGATGCGCAGCCCAAGCTGTACGCGCTCATTCCCATGCTGGGCTTGATCAGTGCTTCGGCGTTGGTGAGCTATATCATCGCCAGCCGGTTGTTGGCCTTCAGCCTGTTCGGCCTGCTCAGCTATGTGGAGCCGGTGTTGTTGCTTGCGGTGGCGCTACTGCTGGGTGAAGGTATCAAGGGCGGGCAATGGCTGACCTATATCCCGATCTGGCTGGCCGTGATGGTGCTGGTGTTTGAGGGGTTCAAGCATCTGGTGCGTCAGCGCAAGGCCTGA
- a CDS encoding aldo/keto reductase — MIYRTLGQSGLKVSALTLGTMMFGEQTSTEDSLRIIDKAWDQGINFIDSADVYTGGRSEEIVGEAIARNRQDWVVASKVGFGPADGMPNRNGLSRKRMFNALEASLGRLDTDYLDIYYLHREDHDTPLEVTVSAIGDLIRQGKVRYWGLSNYRGWRIAEVIRVAERLGVDRPIISQPLYNIVNRQAEVEQITAAAAYGLGVVPYSPLARGVLSGKYAPDLTPEPGSRAARQDKRILETEWRVESLRIAQQIQQYTQGRGVGMVEFAIAWVLNSAAVSSAIVGPRTEAQWDAYTGALEVKISAEDEAFIDSLVTPGHSSTPGFNDVSHFVPGRRVRS; from the coding sequence ATGATTTACCGCACGTTGGGCCAGTCCGGATTGAAGGTCAGCGCACTGACGCTGGGCACCATGATGTTTGGCGAACAGACCAGCACTGAAGACTCGCTGCGCATCATCGATAAGGCCTGGGATCAAGGCATCAACTTTATCGATAGCGCCGACGTCTACACCGGCGGACGCTCCGAGGAGATCGTCGGCGAGGCCATCGCGCGCAACCGTCAGGATTGGGTGGTGGCGTCCAAGGTAGGGTTTGGCCCGGCAGATGGCATGCCCAACCGCAACGGGCTGAGCCGCAAGCGTATGTTCAACGCGCTGGAGGCCAGCCTGGGCCGCCTGGACACCGACTATCTGGACATTTACTACCTGCACCGCGAGGACCACGACACACCGTTGGAAGTCACGGTGTCAGCGATCGGCGATTTAATTCGCCAGGGCAAGGTTCGCTATTGGGGGCTGTCCAACTATCGCGGCTGGCGTATTGCCGAAGTCATACGCGTGGCCGAGCGCCTGGGCGTAGACCGGCCGATCATCAGTCAGCCGTTGTACAACATCGTCAATCGCCAGGCCGAAGTCGAGCAAATCACCGCCGCTGCCGCTTATGGCCTGGGGGTGGTGCCGTACAGCCCGCTGGCGCGTGGCGTGCTCAGCGGCAAGTACGCGCCCGACCTGACGCCCGAGCCTGGCAGCCGCGCTGCACGCCAGGACAAACGCATTCTGGAAACCGAATGGCGCGTGGAGTCGCTGCGCATCGCCCAGCAGATCCAGCAATACACCCAGGGCCGTGGCGTGGGCATGGTCGAGTTTGCGATTGCCTGGGTGCTCAATAGCGCGGCAGTGAGCTCGGCGATTGTCGGCCCGCGCACCGAGGCGCAGTGGGATGCCTATACCGGCGCACTCGAGGTGAAGATCAGCGCTGAAGATGAGGCGTTCATCGATTCGCTGGTGACGCCCGGGCACTCGTCCACGCCGGGGTTCAATGATGTGAGTCACTTTGTCCCGGGCCGTAGGGTACGCTCGTAG
- a CDS encoding LysR family transcriptional regulator — protein MSSIQDLEVFVRTADSGSLSAAARGLSLTPAAASIALKRLETRLGLRLFARSTRSMRLTEEGRRYLDSVRVALAALTEGEQALKQHSQGLTGLLQVAAPSDFGRNVVLGWLDAFKAEHPHIRLQLMLNDSNADLFRDTVDIALRFGVPQDSSLVALPIAPDHHRIACASPAYLARHGTPLHPTQLSRHSALRYMRQGQVSKTWRFRQGAQVEEVEVSGDYLSDDGEIVRRWALAGHGIAYKARLDVVGDLAAGRLVALFDGWQGEPAPFNLMCPHRLQVSERVKVLQRFLQARCRTLLSA, from the coding sequence ATGAGCTCTATCCAGGATCTTGAAGTGTTTGTACGCACCGCCGATTCAGGCAGCCTCTCTGCTGCGGCACGCGGGCTGAGCCTGACCCCGGCAGCGGCAAGTATCGCCCTCAAGCGCCTGGAAACCCGCCTGGGCCTGCGCCTGTTCGCCCGGTCCACGCGCAGCATGCGACTGACCGAGGAAGGCCGGCGTTATCTGGACAGCGTGCGCGTTGCGCTGGCCGCATTGACCGAGGGTGAACAGGCGCTCAAGCAGCACAGCCAGGGGCTGACCGGTTTGCTGCAGGTGGCGGCACCGTCGGATTTCGGGCGCAACGTGGTGCTGGGCTGGCTGGACGCGTTCAAGGCCGAGCACCCGCACATCCGCTTGCAATTGATGCTCAACGACAGTAACGCTGACCTGTTTCGGGATACGGTCGACATTGCCCTGCGCTTCGGCGTGCCCCAGGACTCCAGCCTCGTCGCCCTGCCCATCGCGCCCGACCACCATCGCATAGCCTGCGCGAGCCCCGCTTACCTGGCGCGGCACGGCACACCGCTGCATCCGACACAGTTGTCACGGCACAGCGCGCTGCGTTACATGCGCCAGGGCCAGGTCAGCAAGACCTGGCGCTTTCGCCAGGGCGCGCAGGTTGAAGAGGTTGAGGTCAGCGGCGACTATCTCAGCGACGACGGCGAAATCGTGCGCCGTTGGGCCCTGGCCGGGCACGGCATCGCCTACAAAGCTCGACTCGATGTGGTGGGCGACCTTGCCGCCGGCCGGCTGGTGGCCTTGTTCGATGGGTGGCAAGGCGAACCGGCGCCGTTCAACCTGATGTGTCCCCATCGCCTGCAGGTTTCGGAACGGGTGAAAGTGCTGCAGCGTTTTTTACAGGCGCGCTGCCGGACGTTGCTGAGTGCATGA
- a CDS encoding SDR family oxidoreductase, translating to MTTSLCGSTIIVIGGSSGIGAAVAKAAAERGANVVVAGRRLTSAVHDGMRSEPVDVSDSASLQRLFESVGRFDHLVYTCGPSVNAKTLVDTDLDEAQGNFNVKLWGALRTIQQALPFLHEHGSISLTSGQLGRKLVPGQFIKIGINAATEALGKQLAKELAPRRVNVISPGVIDTPAYAGLGDEQRLAMFARVGGALPVGRVGQAQEVAAGYVLAMENGFMTGAVIDIDGGGQL from the coding sequence ATGACAACGTCCCTCTGCGGTTCAACCATTATTGTGATCGGCGGCAGCAGCGGTATCGGTGCAGCCGTCGCCAAAGCGGCTGCCGAACGCGGTGCAAACGTGGTGGTGGCGGGGCGACGCCTGACCTCGGCGGTTCACGACGGCATGCGCAGCGAGCCGGTGGATGTCAGCGACAGCGCCTCGTTGCAACGCCTGTTCGAAAGCGTGGGGCGCTTCGATCATCTGGTCTATACCTGCGGCCCCTCGGTCAATGCCAAGACGCTCGTCGACACCGACCTGGACGAAGCGCAAGGCAATTTCAATGTGAAGCTCTGGGGCGCATTGCGCACGATTCAACAGGCACTGCCGTTTCTGCATGAACATGGCAGCATCAGCCTGACCTCCGGCCAGTTGGGGCGCAAGTTGGTGCCGGGACAGTTCATCAAGATCGGTATCAATGCCGCCACCGAAGCGCTGGGCAAGCAGTTGGCCAAGGAGCTGGCGCCGCGCCGCGTCAATGTGATCAGCCCCGGCGTGATCGATACACCGGCCTATGCCGGACTTGGCGACGAGCAGCGCCTGGCGATGTTCGCCAGGGTGGGCGGGGCCTTGCCGGTGGGGCGCGTGGGGCAGGCGCAGGAAGTAGCGGCAGGGTATGTGTTGGCGATGGAGAACGGCTTTATGACCGGCGCCGTGATCGATATCGACGGCGGCGGACAGTTGTAA
- a CDS encoding MFS transporter, whose translation MSQSAAAALATDDAKNAIYKRVTLRLIPFIFICYLFNYLDRVNVGFAKLQMLDALKFSETVYGLGAGIFFIGYVLCGVPSNLALTRFGPRRWIALMMIVWGTLSTCLLFVTTPTHFYTLRLFTGAAEAGFFPGVVLYLSQWFPTFRRGRIMALFMSAIPVSGLLGSPFSGWILNHFAAGQGGLAGWQWMFLLQGIPTVTLGALAYFLLSDSFANAKWLKPHERALLEADQAIDLANKPKTTTDSLAEVFKNPAIWAFGLIYFCIQSGVYAINFWLPSIIKNLGFSDNLVIGWLSAIPYLLAAVFMLLVGRSADLRKERRWHLVVPMLMGAIGLVIAVNFATTPAIAILGLTIATMGALTGLPMFWPVPTAMLSAGAAAGGLALINSMGQMAGFLSPYIVGFVKDATGSTDVALYLLAAVIVAGSVLALRMTRTLKV comes from the coding sequence ATGTCACAGAGCGCCGCTGCAGCACTGGCCACCGATGACGCTAAAAACGCCATCTACAAGCGCGTAACCCTGCGCCTGATCCCCTTCATTTTTATCTGCTACCTGTTCAACTATCTCGACCGGGTCAACGTCGGCTTTGCCAAGTTGCAGATGCTCGACGCGTTGAAATTCAGTGAAACCGTGTACGGCCTGGGTGCCGGGATCTTTTTCATCGGCTACGTACTGTGCGGTGTGCCAAGCAACCTGGCGCTGACCCGGTTCGGGCCAAGGCGCTGGATTGCGCTGATGATGATCGTGTGGGGCACCTTGTCCACGTGCCTGCTGTTCGTGACCACGCCGACGCACTTCTACACACTGCGCCTGTTTACCGGCGCCGCCGAGGCGGGCTTCTTTCCCGGCGTGGTGCTGTACCTCTCGCAGTGGTTTCCGACCTTTCGCCGTGGTCGGATCATGGCGCTGTTCATGTCGGCTATTCCGGTCTCCGGCCTGCTCGGCAGCCCGTTCTCCGGCTGGATTCTGAACCACTTCGCGGCCGGCCAGGGTGGCCTTGCCGGGTGGCAGTGGATGTTCCTGTTGCAAGGCATCCCCACCGTGACCCTCGGCGCCCTCGCCTACTTCCTGCTCAGCGACAGCTTCGCCAACGCCAAGTGGCTCAAGCCCCACGAGCGCGCGCTGCTGGAAGCCGACCAGGCCATTGATCTGGCGAACAAACCCAAAACCACCACCGACTCCCTGGCCGAGGTGTTCAAGAACCCGGCGATCTGGGCGTTCGGCCTGATCTACTTCTGCATCCAGAGCGGCGTCTATGCGATCAACTTCTGGCTGCCGTCGATCATCAAGAACCTGGGTTTCAGCGATAACCTGGTGATTGGCTGGCTCAGTGCGATCCCGTACCTGCTGGCCGCCGTGTTCATGTTATTGGTGGGCCGCTCGGCCGACCTGCGCAAGGAACGCCGCTGGCACCTGGTGGTGCCGATGCTGATGGGCGCGATCGGCCTGGTCATTGCGGTGAATTTCGCCACTACCCCGGCGATCGCCATCCTCGGCCTGACCATCGCCACCATGGGCGCCCTCACCGGCCTGCCGATGTTCTGGCCGGTGCCCACCGCCATGCTCAGCGCGGGCGCCGCGGCCGGCGGGCTGGCGTTGATCAACTCCATGGGCCAGATGGCCGGGTTTCTCAGCCCGTACATCGTAGGCTTCGTGAAAGATGCTACCGGGTCCACGGACGTAGCCCTGTATCTGCTGGCCGCAGTGATCGTTGCTGGCAGTGTGTTGGCGCTGCGGATGACGCGCACCTTGAAGGTCTAA
- a CDS encoding sugar diacid recognition domain-containing protein produces MFELDHELAQDIVDRTMAILPYNVNVMDNQGLILGSGEPERINTRHEGAQLVLANGRVVEIDGQTAKHLKGVLPGINLPLMHDQRLIGVLGITGEPEGLRTYAELVRMTAEMLVSQRHQQAEQQWRRQRCDDLLALLLADTGDSPRLVDEAQQLGLKPQLARTPYLFELGAGQSAEALSAWLTSRYPDSWCVSSAQFSLLWCRPAALHVDDPRLLDKLDGLGWNILRVAVGGQAQGLAGLRRCYRRVGDLLAYGRDILPHTRLLRLNRYRLPVMLWRHRSDDALEELLNPLRNVLAKDSNGQLLATLRSWCEHDGQSQACADALGIHRNSLRYRMERIAELSGVDPLTLDGMLALYLGVQLLPQTL; encoded by the coding sequence ATGTTCGAGCTGGATCATGAGCTGGCACAGGATATTGTCGATCGCACCATGGCAATCCTGCCCTACAACGTCAACGTGATGGACAACCAGGGCCTGATTCTCGGCAGCGGCGAGCCGGAGCGCATCAACACCCGTCACGAAGGCGCGCAACTGGTGCTGGCCAACGGGCGCGTGGTGGAAATCGACGGGCAGACCGCCAAGCACCTCAAGGGCGTGTTGCCGGGCATCAACCTGCCGCTGATGCATGACCAGCGCCTGATCGGCGTACTGGGTATCACTGGCGAACCGGAGGGGTTGCGCACCTACGCCGAACTGGTGCGCATGACCGCCGAAATGCTGGTCAGCCAGCGGCACCAGCAGGCCGAGCAGCAATGGCGGCGCCAGCGCTGTGACGACTTGCTGGCCTTGCTGCTGGCCGACACGGGCGACTCGCCGCGCCTGGTCGATGAAGCGCAACAGCTGGGCCTCAAGCCGCAACTGGCGCGCACGCCCTACCTGTTCGAACTGGGCGCGGGGCAGTCAGCCGAGGCCTTGAGCGCGTGGCTGACGTCGCGTTATCCGGACAGCTGGTGCGTGAGTTCCGCGCAGTTTTCCCTGTTATGGTGCCGTCCGGCCGCACTGCACGTCGACGACCCGCGCCTGCTGGATAAGCTCGATGGCCTGGGCTGGAACATTCTACGGGTTGCCGTAGGCGGACAGGCGCAAGGGCTGGCCGGCTTGCGCCGCTGCTATCGTCGCGTCGGTGACTTGCTGGCCTACGGTCGCGATATCCTGCCGCACACGCGCCTGTTGAGGCTCAACCGCTATCGCCTGCCGGTGATGCTCTGGCGTCACCGCAGCGACGACGCCCTGGAAGAACTGCTCAACCCACTGCGCAACGTCCTCGCCAAGGACAGCAACGGCCAACTGCTGGCCACGCTGCGCAGCTGGTGCGAGCACGACGGGCAAAGCCAGGCCTGCGCCGATGCCCTGGGGATTCACCGCAACAGCCTGCGCTACCGCATGGAAAGGATCGCCGAACTCAGCGGCGTCGACCCGCTGACCCTGGACGGCATGCTTGCGCTGTACCTGGGGGTGCAGCTGTTGCCCCAGACTTTGTAA
- a CDS encoding glycerate kinase: protein MKIIIAPDSFKDSLSAERVAQAIAEGLAQVWPDAQLVHCPMADGGEGTVEAVLAACNGQLRSQSVRGPMGATVQAHWGWLADSHTAIIEMAEASGLQLVAPGQRDACSSSTYGTGELIRAALDLGARRIILAIGGSATNDGGAGAMQALGVQLFDAQDQPLVPGGLALGSLARISLENLDPRLAQVCFEIAADVNNPLCGPHGASAIFGPQKGATPEQVQQLDAALGHFADHCAKVLPRDVRDEPGSGAAGGLGFAAKAFLDARFRAGVEVVAELVGLDAAVRGADLLITGEGRFDAQTLRGKTPFGVARIARHHGVPVIVLAGTLGDGYEQMYAHGVDAAFALPPGPMSLAQACSEAPRLLRERAADIARLWQTARHAGRQAQGDS from the coding sequence ATGAAAATCATCATCGCCCCTGACTCGTTCAAGGACAGCCTCAGTGCCGAACGGGTTGCCCAGGCCATTGCCGAGGGCCTGGCCCAGGTCTGGCCTGATGCACAGTTGGTGCACTGCCCGATGGCGGACGGCGGTGAGGGTACGGTCGAGGCGGTGCTCGCCGCGTGCAATGGCCAGTTGCGCAGCCAGAGCGTGCGGGGGCCTATGGGCGCTACGGTACAGGCGCACTGGGGATGGTTGGCCGACAGCCACACCGCGATCATCGAAATGGCTGAAGCCAGTGGCCTGCAGCTGGTTGCGCCGGGGCAGCGCGATGCCTGCTCCAGCAGCACCTATGGCACCGGCGAGCTGATCCGGGCGGCACTCGATCTGGGGGCTCGACGCATCATTCTGGCGATCGGCGGCAGTGCCACCAATGATGGCGGTGCGGGCGCGATGCAAGCGCTCGGCGTGCAGTTGTTCGATGCCCAGGATCAGCCACTGGTACCGGGGGGCCTGGCGCTGGGTAGTCTGGCCCGCATCAGCCTGGAAAACCTGGATCCACGTCTGGCGCAGGTTTGCTTTGAAATCGCGGCGGATGTAAACAACCCGCTTTGCGGACCCCATGGCGCCTCGGCGATTTTCGGCCCGCAAAAAGGCGCCACGCCCGAGCAGGTTCAACAGCTTGACGCCGCTCTTGGTCATTTTGCCGACCACTGTGCAAAAGTGCTGCCCAGGGATGTGCGTGACGAACCCGGCAGCGGCGCCGCCGGTGGCCTGGGTTTTGCCGCCAAAGCGTTTCTGGATGCGCGGTTCCGCGCCGGCGTAGAGGTAGTGGCCGAGTTGGTCGGATTGGACGCCGCCGTGCGCGGTGCCGACCTGCTCATCACCGGCGAGGGACGCTTCGACGCCCAGACCCTGCGCGGTAAAACCCCGTTTGGGGTGGCGCGTATCGCTCGCCACCACGGGGTGCCGGTAATCGTGCTCGCCGGTACTCTGGGCGACGGCTACGAGCAGATGTACGCCCATGGCGTGGATGCCGCGTTTGCGTTGCCACCGGGGCCGATGAGCCTTGCGCAGGCGTGCAGCGAGGCGCCGCGGTTGTTGCGTGAGCGCGCGGCGGATATCGCCCGACTGTGGCAAACCGCGCGTCACGCAGGAAGGCAAGCTCAGGGTGATTCGTAG